The region ATCGTACTGTTCAAACATGATCTCACAACAGCTGATGGTAAAAGCTAATCGAATGTATGTTTCTGCCCCAGATTGGGTGATGAAAATCAGCCATGCTGACCCAATTTTTGCTTTGAAAATAAAAATGAGTAATAAATTAAAGCTGATTGCAGCATTACTGATCTGCCTGAACCTCTTCTGGGTGTTTCATTTAAGAGATGTGGAATCGAAGCAGCCCATGACGATAGTGTCGGACGGGGTTGCAAATGCCTGGATCCGGGTGGCGCCGGATGCGTCGGACCGGGTGACATCGGCGGCCGCAGAGCTTTCAGCCTGTATTGAAAAACGCACCGGGGCAACGGTTCCGGTTCTAAAAGAAAAAGCTGATCCGCGGCCGGTACCGATATCCATCAAAACAATTGACGAAAAAGACCCGGTTTATGCGGGCATGAAGGCCCTGTGGCCGGACGGGTTTGTGATCGATACGAGCGGCCGGGATGAGATTGTCATCAGCGCCCTGACCGATTCGGGCGCTCAGTTTGGCGTATATGAATTTTTAGAGCGGTTTGTGGGGGTGAGATGGCTGTTTCCCGGGCCGCTGGGGGTGGATGTACCTGAAAGTCCGTCTTTTGAAGTTCCGCGAACGGTGATTCGGGAAAAACCGGTTTTTTTTTCGCGGCAGATGAGCGGATTTCCCAACCCGGTTCAGAGACAGTGGGCAACCCATCTGCGGCTGAGAGGCCATGTCCGGTTCTCCCATAACCTGAACCGGATCTATCCGCCGCAAACCTATAAAAAGAGCCATCCCGGGTTTTTTCCGTTAAAAAACGGCCAGCGGAAAATTCCGGAAGATAACCGCAGTCAGGGGTGGCAGCCGTGCCTTTCGGCCGATGGTATTGTGGATGCGGCAATCAAAAACATATGCGCGTATTTTGAAAAAACAGATTCACCACGCAGCTACCGGGAGGATAATGCCTGTGACCAGAGGCTTCCGAATGATGCTAAGATCGATACATATTCCCTTGGCATCAATGATTTCGGCGGGTTCTGTGAGTGTGAACTCTGCGCGGCCGCCGACAGCGGGCAAAAGAATTTTACCGGCTATCCGGACCGCTCGGAGCTCTATTTTAAATGGGCCAACGCGGTAGCCGAAGGCGTGCTGGCGCGTTTTCCGGATAAATGGTTCGGGTGCCTGGCCTATGACAACCTCCTGGAGCCGCCGCAAATGGAACCCGTGCATCCGCGGATCATCGCCTTCA is a window of Desulfobacterales bacterium DNA encoding:
- a CDS encoding DUF4838 domain-containing protein — translated: MSNKLKLIAALLICLNLFWVFHLRDVESKQPMTIVSDGVANAWIRVAPDASDRVTSAAAELSACIEKRTGATVPVLKEKADPRPVPISIKTIDEKDPVYAGMKALWPDGFVIDTSGRDEIVISALTDSGAQFGVYEFLERFVGVRWLFPGPLGVDVPESPSFEVPRTVIREKPVFFSRQMSGFPNPVQRQWATHLRLRGHVRFSHNLNRIYPPQTYKKSHPGFFPLKNGQRKIPEDNRSQGWQPCLSADGIVDAAIKNICAYFEKTDSPRSYREDNACDQRLPNDAKIDTYSLGINDFGGFCECELCAAADSGQKNFTGYPDRSELYFKWANAVAEGVLARFPDKWFGCLAYDNLLEPPQMEPVHPRIIAFMTYDRMKWIDASVESIGHQVTRAWDKKTQMLGWYDYIYGSVYHVPRIYFHQMAGYYRFGADHGVSAVYAEACPNWGEGPKLYVAAKLMWNPYADVDQILNQWYERAVGKEAAPYLARYYTLWETFWTQRIRNTKWFTPRGQFLHFWLPDYLELVTFDDISESRRLLETAVEKARTPIHKKRARLLLRAFEYYEASAVSYLGLYTDTRQPGKSPAWYKMMQRKRKRLIDQFETDPVLVHPIRFDRKFSWADLHPFNQVGSEGVRE